The Rahnella aquatilis CIP 78.65 = ATCC 33071 genomic sequence TATCGCTCAAAACGGTTCGTAAAGTACGCAATCTGTGATTTTGATGTTGCGTATCAAACAGATCACGCGATAATCATATAAACCCCTATCAACAGCGGCGAACAGTGATGGAAATTCGCGTATACCGTCAAGAAGATTTCGAAGAAGTACTGACCTTATGGGAGCGCTGCGATTTACTGCGTCCGTGGAATGATCCTGAGCTGGATATTGAACGTAAAATTAACCACAGCCCGGAATTTTTCCTGGTGGCAGAAGTCGGAGGCGAAGTGGTAGGCACGCTAATGGGGGGCTATGACGGTCATCGTGGTTCGGCGAATTATCTGGGTGTGCATCCGGATTATCGCGGACGCGGCATTGCCAATGCACTGGTTAACCGTCTGGAGAAGAAGTTAATCGCCCGTGGCTGCCCGAAGATGAATTTAATGGTACGTGCTGAAAACGATGCGGTGGTCAGCATGTATGAAAAACTGGGTTATGAAATCTCGGATACCCTTTTGCTGGGTAAACGTTTGATTGAAGATCAAGAGTACTGATGTCGTTTTCCCCAATAAAAAGCCCCGGCAAGTGTGACGTTGCCGGGGCTTTTACTGTCTGATTTACTTAATCAGTTTTACGCTTTTGACATCCACTTCCACAGAGTTCCAGTCTTTATC encodes the following:
- a CDS encoding GNAT family acetyltransferase produces the protein MEIRVYRQEDFEEVLTLWERCDLLRPWNDPELDIERKINHSPEFFLVAEVGGEVVGTLMGGYDGHRGSANYLGVHPDYRGRGIANALVNRLEKKLIARGCPKMNLMVRAENDAVVSMYEKLGYEISDTLLLGKRLIEDQEY